A genome region from Thalassococcus arenae includes the following:
- the bufB gene encoding MNIO family bufferin maturase, with protein sequence MYEHLNALPPLPGVGYKPQHFGDILQDAAPVGWLEIHAENYMGDGGRPLAQLRALSERFPVSVHGVGLSIGGEGRLDPDHLARLKHLVGWLNPASFSEHLAWSTHDSQFLNDLLPLPYTDATLARVADHVDEVQEVLGRRMLLENPSSYLAFAESTWPETEFLREIARRTGCGLLLDVNNVFVSATNLGYSPQGYIADYPLDLVGEIHLAGHDEDHDDHGQPLLIDSHGREVADPVWALLDLTLDRCGAKPLLIEWDNDVPEWDVLVAEARRAADALARVTA encoded by the coding sequence GTGTCGGCTACAAGCCGCAGCATTTCGGCGACATCCTGCAGGATGCGGCGCCGGTGGGCTGGCTGGAAATCCATGCCGAGAACTACATGGGCGATGGCGGCCGGCCTCTGGCGCAGCTGCGCGCGCTGTCCGAACGGTTTCCCGTCTCGGTGCACGGCGTCGGCCTGTCGATCGGCGGCGAAGGCCGTCTCGATCCCGACCACCTGGCGCGGTTGAAACACCTGGTCGGCTGGCTGAACCCCGCCAGCTTTTCCGAACACCTGGCCTGGTCGACCCATGACAGCCAGTTCCTGAACGACCTGCTGCCGCTGCCCTATACCGATGCCACCCTGGCCCGCGTCGCCGATCATGTCGACGAGGTGCAGGAGGTGCTGGGCCGCCGGATGCTGCTGGAGAACCCGTCATCCTACCTGGCCTTCGCGGAAAGCACCTGGCCGGAGACCGAATTCCTGCGCGAGATCGCGCGCCGTACCGGTTGCGGTCTGCTGCTGGACGTCAACAACGTCTTCGTCTCGGCCACCAACCTCGGCTATTCGCCGCAAGGCTATATCGCCGATTATCCGCTGGACCTCGTGGGCGAGATCCACCTGGCCGGCCATGACGAGGACCACGACGATCACGGTCAGCCGTTGTTGATCGACAGTCACGGCCGCGAGGTGGCCGACCCGGTCTGGGCGCTGCTGGACCTGACGCTGGACCGGTGCGGCGCGAAACCGCTGCTGATCGAATGGGACAATGATGTGCCCGAATGGGACGTATTGGTCGCCGAGGCGCGCCGCGCGGCGGACGCACTGGCCCGGGTGACGGCGTGA
- a CDS encoding DNA-binding domain-containing protein, translated as MTSQADFRAALLDAAQPVPAGLTDGAGQPAGRRYAVYRNNVAVSLREALAEGFPAVQRLIGEENFARVAGLFLRREPPVSPLMMHYGAGFPDFLARFEPLKKIGYLADVARLELALRRSYHAADATPADAAMLQALDEDRLLRTRMTIAPAVQVIGSAWPLLAVYRYTMTPGRPKPQPRAEDVIVLRPEFDPEPHLLPPGGRGFVTALTRGGTFGAALDAAGDEFELGPVLSLLLQNGAIAAILPPDDRKT; from the coding sequence GTGACTTCGCAAGCCGATTTCCGCGCCGCGCTGCTGGATGCGGCGCAGCCGGTTCCTGCGGGCCTGACCGATGGCGCCGGGCAACCGGCCGGGCGGCGCTACGCCGTCTATCGCAACAATGTCGCCGTCAGCCTGCGCGAGGCGCTGGCCGAAGGTTTTCCGGCCGTGCAGCGTCTGATCGGCGAAGAGAATTTCGCCCGCGTCGCCGGGCTTTTCCTGCGCCGAGAGCCGCCGGTTTCGCCGCTGATGATGCATTACGGCGCGGGCTTTCCCGATTTCCTCGCCAGGTTCGAACCGCTGAAAAAGATCGGCTATCTGGCCGACGTCGCCCGGCTCGAACTGGCCCTGCGCCGGTCCTATCACGCCGCCGATGCCACACCCGCCGATGCGGCGATGCTGCAAGCGCTTGACGAAGACCGGCTGTTGCGGACCCGGATGACCATCGCCCCGGCGGTTCAGGTGATCGGTTCGGCCTGGCCGCTGCTGGCGGTCTACCGCTACACGATGACGCCGGGCCGGCCCAAGCCGCAGCCGCGGGCCGAGGACGTCATCGTCCTGCGCCCCGAATTCGACCCCGAACCGCACCTGCTGCCCCCGGGCGGCAGGGGGTTCGTCACCGCCCTGACGCGCGGCGGCACCTTCGGCGCGGCGCTGGATGCCGCGGGCGATGAATTCGAGCTGGGGCCGGTCCTGAGCCTGCTGCTGCAGAACGGCGCGATCGCCGCCATCCTCCCTCCCGACGACCGAAAGACCTGA
- a CDS encoding DoxX family protein, translated as MNALRSLHDMIFGALERYGAGLLPLLARFVFAATLLVYFWNSGLTKLGEGVLGILRPSFGAYAQIFPRQMEAASYDISQFGVFHWAVVTAGTWAEFILPLLIVVGLLTRLAALGMIGFVVVQSLTDLYGHRAIEHPETVGAWFDRVPDSVILDQRAFWMLLLVTLVLKGAGALSIDRLLAKRLGSPAIA; from the coding sequence ATGAACGCCCTCCGCTCTCTCCATGACATGATCTTCGGTGCGCTCGAACGTTACGGCGCGGGCCTTTTGCCGCTGCTGGCGCGTTTCGTGTTTGCCGCGACCCTGCTGGTCTATTTCTGGAATTCCGGCCTGACCAAGCTGGGCGAAGGGGTGCTGGGCATACTGCGTCCGTCCTTTGGCGCCTATGCGCAGATCTTTCCAAGGCAGATGGAGGCGGCGAGCTATGACATCAGCCAGTTCGGCGTGTTCCACTGGGCGGTCGTGACCGCAGGCACCTGGGCCGAATTCATCCTGCCCTTGCTGATCGTCGTCGGGTTGCTGACGCGGCTGGCCGCGCTCGGCATGATCGGTTTCGTCGTGGTGCAAAGCCTGACCGACCTCTACGGACATCGCGCGATCGAGCACCCCGAAACGGTCGGCGCCTGGTTCGACCGGGTGCCGGACAGCGTGATCCTGGACCAGCGCGCCTTCTGGATGTTGCTGCTGGTCACGCTGGTGCTGAAAGGCGCCGGTGCGCTGTCCATCGACCGGCTGCTGGCCAAACGCCTTGGATCACCGGCGATCGCGTGA
- a CDS encoding arsenate reductase family protein, which produces MILYGLKNCDTCRKALKALPRAELVDVRADGLPADVLDAALDRFGPALLNTRSTTWRGLSDAEREGSPRDLIAAHPTLMKRPLVVDGGDMHLGWDKATQQALGV; this is translated from the coding sequence ATGATCCTGTACGGGTTGAAGAATTGCGACACCTGCCGCAAGGCGCTCAAGGCGCTGCCGCGGGCCGAACTGGTCGATGTGCGCGCCGATGGCTTGCCCGCCGACGTGCTGGATGCGGCGCTGGATCGCTTCGGCCCGGCGTTGCTGAACACTCGGTCGACCACCTGGCGCGGTTTGTCCGACGCCGAACGCGAGGGCTCTCCGCGCGATCTGATCGCGGCGCATCCCACCTTGATGAAGCGGCCGCTGGTCGTGGATGGGGGCGACATGCATCTGGGCTGGGACAAGGCCACGCAACAGGCATTGGGGGTGTGA
- a CDS encoding cold-shock protein has protein sequence MPNGTVKWFNTTKGYGFIAPEDGGKDVFVHISAVERAGLTGLADDQKVSFELEEGRDGRMLATELKAL, from the coding sequence ATGCCGAACGGCACCGTGAAATGGTTCAACACAACCAAGGGCTATGGGTTCATCGCCCCCGAAGACGGCGGCAAGGACGTGTTCGTCCATATCTCCGCTGTCGAACGCGCCGGTCTGACCGGGCTTGCCGATGACCAGAAAGTCAGTTTCGAGCTGGAAGAAGGCCGGGACGGACGGATGCTGGCGACGGAGCTCAAGGCGCTCTGA
- a CDS encoding LysR family transcriptional regulator, giving the protein MHIEFRHLRTIKAIHESGGLARAADKLNITQSALSHQIKGLEDQAGVELFVRRSKPMRLSAAGLRLLRLAEQVLPQIEALQDEFAGLRAGKSGRLHIAIECHACFEWLFPVLETFRRNWPDVDVDIRAGLAFDALPALAKEDVDVVISSDPEDIPGVTFSPLFDYNPVFVAAANHPLAAKSFVEAEDFRGETLITYPVDRSKLDVFSQLLMPAKVEPAAIRQVELTAVILLLVASNRGVSVLPDWVVREVKYSSDYVTRPLTRQGVTRTLYAATRSEDLQKPFMTDLIDLAGKEARKLQSQ; this is encoded by the coding sequence ATGCATATCGAGTTCCGGCACCTGCGCACCATCAAGGCCATCCACGAATCCGGCGGGCTGGCCCGGGCCGCGGACAAGCTGAACATCACGCAATCCGCGCTGTCCCATCAGATCAAGGGGTTGGAGGACCAGGCCGGGGTCGAGCTGTTCGTGCGGCGGTCAAAACCGATGCGGCTGTCGGCAGCGGGGTTGCGGTTGTTGCGTCTGGCCGAGCAGGTTCTGCCGCAGATCGAGGCGCTGCAGGACGAATTCGCCGGTCTGCGCGCCGGGAAATCCGGTCGGCTGCACATCGCCATCGAATGCCATGCCTGTTTCGAATGGCTGTTCCCGGTTCTGGAAACCTTTCGCAGGAACTGGCCCGATGTCGATGTCGACATCCGCGCAGGGCTGGCCTTCGACGCGTTGCCGGCGCTGGCCAAGGAAGACGTCGACGTGGTCATCTCGTCCGACCCCGAGGACATCCCGGGCGTCACCTTTTCACCGCTGTTCGACTACAACCCGGTCTTCGTCGCCGCCGCCAATCATCCCCTCGCGGCCAAGTCGTTCGTCGAGGCCGAGGATTTCCGCGGCGAGACCCTGATCACCTACCCGGTCGATCGCAGCAAGCTGGATGTTTTCAGCCAATTGCTGATGCCCGCCAAGGTCGAACCGGCGGCCATCCGGCAGGTCGAACTGACCGCCGTGATCCTGCTGCTGGTGGCATCGAACCGGGGCGTGTCGGTTCTGCCCGACTGGGTCGTGCGAGAGGTCAAGTACAGCTCCGATTACGTCACGCGGCCGTTGACGCGGCAAGGCGTGACGCGGACGCTCTACGCTGCCACGCGCAGCGAAGACCTGCAAAAACCGTTCATGACCGACCTCATCGATCTTGCGGGCAAGGAAGCCCGCAAGCTGCAGTCGCAATAA
- the metF gene encoding methylenetetrahydrofolate reductase [NAD(P)H] has protein sequence MTRPAISFEFFPPRNIEATFRLWDTVQVLAPLQPRFVSVTYGAGGTTRDLTRDVVRTLHRHSGLRTAAHLTCVEASRAETLGIARDFAADGVTDIVALRGDPPKGADRFEARADGFGSSVELIEALSETGDVTIRVGAYPDKHPEAADIAADVEWLKRKLDAGAAEAITQFFFEAETFFRFRDACEKAGIDKPIVPGILPIENWAGAKRFAERCGTPVPAWLSDAFDKAVRDGREELLATAVCTELCSDLLEGGVDSLHFYTLNRPELTRDVCFALGITPEVSLQNVA, from the coding sequence ATGACCCGCCCTGCCATTTCCTTTGAATTCTTCCCGCCGCGCAATATCGAGGCCACGTTCCGGCTGTGGGACACGGTGCAGGTCCTGGCGCCGCTGCAACCCCGTTTCGTGTCGGTCACCTATGGCGCCGGCGGGACGACCCGCGATCTGACCCGTGACGTCGTGCGCACCCTGCACCGACATTCGGGTCTGCGCACCGCGGCACATCTGACCTGCGTCGAGGCCAGCCGCGCGGAGACCCTGGGCATCGCCCGCGACTTTGCCGCCGACGGCGTGACCGACATCGTGGCGCTGCGCGGCGACCCGCCGAAAGGCGCCGACCGGTTCGAGGCGCGCGCCGACGGGTTCGGCAGTTCGGTGGAACTGATCGAGGCGCTGAGCGAGACCGGCGATGTCACCATTCGCGTCGGCGCCTATCCCGACAAGCATCCCGAGGCGGCCGACATCGCGGCCGATGTCGAATGGCTCAAGCGCAAGCTGGACGCGGGTGCCGCCGAGGCGATCACCCAGTTCTTCTTCGAGGCCGAGACGTTCTTCCGGTTCCGCGATGCCTGCGAGAAGGCCGGGATCGACAAGCCGATCGTGCCGGGCATCCTGCCGATCGAGAACTGGGCGGGCGCCAAGCGGTTTGCCGAGCGCTGCGGCACGCCGGTTCCGGCCTGGCTGTCGGACGCCTTCGACAAGGCGGTACGCGACGGGCGCGAGGAATTGCTGGCGACCGCGGTCTGCACCGAATTGTGCTCGGACCTGCTGGAAGGCGGCGTCGACAGCCTGCATTTCTACACGCTGAACCGGCCGGAACTGACCCGCGACGTCTGTTTCGCCCTGGGCATCACGCCCGAGGTCTCGTTGCAGAACGTGGCCTGA
- the bhcR gene encoding HTH-type transcriptional regulator BhcR yields MPSPAESRPRGRPRAWSDKSEQNTIKALDRAMEVLERLSELGGTTLSDLAEDTGQSAATLYRVLFTLEARGIVDFDPAGQTWHIGPRAFLIGARFLRRTSLVERARPILRQLMRDTGETANLGIARDGQVLFVSQVECHNAIRAFFPPGTLSPMHASGIGKALLAHVPSADCAAIVARHGLERFTKHTLVNDATLSADLSRIRDRGYAIDDEEKNLGMRCIAAAIFDHNGEAVAGLSVSGPAARLPDQALPEIGARVAAAARELTQNLGGQPR; encoded by the coding sequence ATGCCCAGCCCTGCCGAATCCCGGCCCCGCGGCCGTCCGCGCGCCTGGTCCGACAAGTCCGAACAGAACACCATCAAGGCGCTGGATCGCGCGATGGAGGTGCTGGAACGGCTCAGCGAACTGGGCGGTACCACCCTGTCGGACCTGGCCGAAGACACCGGCCAGTCGGCCGCCACGCTCTACCGCGTGCTCTTCACGCTCGAAGCCCGCGGCATCGTCGATTTCGACCCGGCGGGGCAGACCTGGCATATCGGTCCGCGCGCCTTCCTGATCGGCGCGCGCTTCCTGCGCCGCACGTCTCTGGTGGAACGTGCCCGCCCGATCCTGCGCCAGCTGATGCGCGACACCGGCGAAACCGCCAATCTTGGCATCGCCCGCGACGGCCAGGTCCTGTTCGTCAGCCAGGTCGAATGCCACAACGCGATCCGCGCCTTCTTTCCGCCCGGAACGCTGTCGCCCATGCATGCCTCGGGCATCGGAAAGGCGCTGCTGGCCCATGTCCCGTCCGCGGATTGCGCCGCCATCGTCGCCCGTCACGGGCTGGAACGGTTCACCAAGCACACGCTGGTCAACGACGCGACGCTGAGCGCCGATCTGTCGCGCATCCGCGACCGCGGCTATGCCATCGACGACGAGGAAAAGAACCTCGGCATGCGCTGCATCGCCGCCGCGATCTTCGATCACAACGGCGAGGCGGTGGCGGGCCTGTCGGTCTCCGGCCCCGCCGCACGCCTGCCGGATCAGGCACTGCCGGAAATCGGCGCCCGCGTCGCCGCCGCCGCGCGGGAACTCACGCAGAACCTGGGCGGCCAGCCGCGGTGA
- the bhcA gene encoding L-aspartate--glyoxylate aminotransferase BhcA — translation MSLQNPVFIPGPTNIPEAIRKACDVPTIDHRSPLFATILHPALDGVRKVLKQTRGETFIFPASGTGGWETALSNTLNPGDRVLAARNGMFSHKWIDMCQRFGLQVTQVDVPWGEGLPVAQFEEILREDERGSIKAVLATHNETATGVVSDIAGLRRAMDAAGHGALLLVDGVSSIGSMDFRFDAWGVDVAVTGSQKGFMLPAGLAIVGFSEKAVAASKTATLPRTFWSIDDMRKGYAADAYPYTPSVGLMNGLKLATEMLLAEGLDTVFARHARIAEGVRAAVAAWGMKPCAVSPDLYSNTVTAIRTPEGFNASRIVEHAATRYGMAFGTGLGDVAGKVFRIGHLGSLTDAMALSGIATAEMVMADLGLDITLGSGVAAAQAVYRHGAAAERMAAQ, via the coding sequence ATGAGCTTGCAGAATCCGGTCTTCATCCCCGGGCCGACCAACATCCCCGAGGCGATCCGCAAGGCTTGCGACGTGCCGACGATCGACCACCGATCGCCGCTGTTCGCGACTATCCTGCATCCGGCGCTGGACGGGGTGCGCAAGGTGCTCAAGCAGACCCGGGGCGAGACCTTCATCTTTCCGGCCTCGGGCACCGGCGGTTGGGAAACCGCGCTGAGCAACACGCTGAACCCCGGTGACCGCGTTCTGGCCGCGCGTAACGGCATGTTCAGCCACAAGTGGATCGACATGTGCCAGCGTTTCGGGCTGCAGGTCACGCAGGTCGATGTGCCCTGGGGCGAGGGCCTGCCGGTGGCGCAGTTCGAGGAAATCCTGCGCGAGGACGAGAGAGGCAGCATCAAGGCGGTGCTGGCCACCCATAACGAGACCGCGACCGGCGTCGTGTCGGACATCGCCGGGCTGCGCCGCGCGATGGATGCGGCGGGTCACGGCGCGCTGCTGCTGGTCGACGGGGTCAGCTCGATCGGGTCGATGGATTTCCGGTTCGACGCCTGGGGCGTGGATGTCGCGGTCACCGGATCGCAAAAGGGCTTCATGCTGCCCGCGGGCCTGGCCATCGTCGGCTTCAGCGAAAAGGCGGTGGCCGCGTCGAAGACGGCCACCCTGCCCCGGACGTTCTGGAGTATCGACGACATGCGCAAGGGTTATGCGGCCGACGCCTATCCCTACACGCCGTCGGTCGGGCTGATGAACGGGCTGAAGCTGGCGACCGAGATGCTGCTGGCCGAGGGGCTGGACACTGTCTTTGCCCGTCATGCCCGCATTGCCGAAGGCGTGCGCGCCGCGGTCGCCGCCTGGGGAATGAAGCCCTGCGCGGTGTCACCCGATCTCTATTCGAACACCGTCACGGCGATCCGCACGCCCGAGGGCTTCAACGCCTCGCGCATCGTCGAGCATGCGGCCACGCGATACGGCATGGCCTTCGGCACCGGCCTGGGCGACGTCGCGGGCAAGGTGTTCCGCATCGGGCACCTGGGGTCGTTGACCGATGCGATGGCGCTGTCGGGGATCGCCACGGCCGAGATGGTCATGGCCGACCTGGGACTGGACATCACCTTGGGTTCGGGCGTCGCGGCGGCACAGGCCGTTTATCGCCACGGCGCCGCAGCAGAAAGGATGGCAGCGCAGTGA
- the bhcB gene encoding beta-hydroxyaspartate dehydratase BhcB — translation MKDTITHLPTYEDMLAAHERIKPHIHRTPVLTSSYLNELTGAQLFFKCENFQKAGAFKVRGATNAVFGLSDEMAAKGVATHSSGNHALSLSYAAGRRGIPCHVVMPRTAPQAKKDAVRGYGGIITECEPSTTSREAVFAEVQAATGAEFVHPYNDPRVIAGQGTCSKELMEQTDGLDAVIAPIGGGGMVSGCCLTLSTLAPEVAIYAAEPEQADDAARSFKAGHIIADDAPVTIADGLKVPLKENTWHFVSNHVTDILTTSEDEIVDAMKLIWKRMKIVMEPSCAPPLAAILKNPETFRGKRVGVIITGGNVDLDALPWMKGA, via the coding sequence GTGAAGGACACGATCACGCATCTTCCGACCTACGAGGACATGCTGGCCGCGCATGAGCGGATCAAGCCCCATATCCATCGCACCCCGGTGCTGACCTCGTCCTACCTGAACGAATTGACCGGCGCGCAGTTGTTCTTCAAATGCGAGAACTTCCAGAAGGCCGGCGCGTTCAAGGTGCGCGGTGCGACCAACGCGGTGTTCGGGCTGTCGGACGAGATGGCCGCGAAGGGTGTCGCGACGCATTCGTCGGGCAACCACGCGCTGTCACTCAGCTATGCTGCCGGCCGACGCGGTATTCCGTGCCACGTGGTCATGCCGCGCACCGCGCCGCAGGCCAAGAAGGACGCCGTGCGCGGCTATGGCGGCATCATCACCGAGTGCGAGCCGTCGACCACCTCGCGCGAGGCGGTTTTCGCCGAAGTGCAGGCCGCGACGGGTGCGGAATTCGTGCATCCCTACAACGATCCGCGGGTGATCGCCGGTCAGGGCACCTGCAGCAAGGAACTGATGGAGCAGACCGACGGGCTGGATGCGGTCATCGCGCCGATCGGCGGCGGCGGCATGGTATCGGGCTGCTGCCTGACGCTGTCGACGCTGGCGCCCGAGGTCGCGATCTATGCCGCCGAGCCGGAACAGGCCGACGATGCCGCGCGGTCCTTCAAGGCCGGGCATATCATCGCCGACGACGCGCCGGTGACCATCGCCGACGGGTTGAAGGTGCCGCTGAAGGAGAACACCTGGCATTTCGTGTCCAACCACGTGACCGACATCCTCACCACCTCGGAGGACGAGATCGTCGACGCGATGAAGCTGATCTGGAAACGGATGAAGATCGTGATGGAGCCGAGCTGCGCCCCGCCGCTGGCGGCGATCCTGAAGAACCCCGAGACGTTCCGCGGCAAGCGCGTGGGCGTCATCATCACCGGCGGCAATGTCGATCTGGATGCCTTGCCGTGGATGAAAGGCGCGTGA
- the bhcC gene encoding 3-hydroxy-D-aspartate aldolase BhcC: MKDMTNLDELEVGFDIPALPGMDEADIQTPCLVLDLDALERNIKKMGDYARAHGMRHRVHGKMHKSVDVARLQVELGGACGVCCQKVSEAEVFARGGIKDVLVSNQVRDPTKIDRLARMPKLGARTICCVDDIANVADLSAAATRHGTQIECLVEIDCGAGRCGVTTTPAVVEIARAIDAAEGLKFAGIQAYQGAMQHMDSYDDRKAKIDIAVAQVKDAVDALEAEGLDCDIVGGGGTGSYYFESNSGVYNELQCGSYAFMDADYGRILDKDGNRIDRGEWENALFILTSVMSHAKADKAIVDAGLKAQSVDSGLPVIFGRDDVQYVKCSDEHGVVMDPEGVLQVNDKLKLVPGHCDPTCNVHDWYVGVRNGKVESVWPVSARGKAY, translated from the coding sequence ATGAAAGACATGACCAATCTCGACGAACTCGAAGTCGGTTTCGACATCCCGGCCCTGCCCGGCATGGACGAGGCCGATATCCAGACCCCCTGCCTGGTGCTCGATCTCGACGCGCTGGAGCGCAACATCAAGAAGATGGGCGACTATGCCCGCGCGCATGGCATGCGCCACCGGGTGCACGGCAAGATGCACAAGTCGGTCGACGTGGCGCGGTTGCAGGTCGAACTGGGCGGCGCCTGCGGCGTCTGCTGCCAGAAAGTCAGCGAGGCCGAGGTCTTTGCCCGCGGCGGGATCAAGGATGTGCTGGTTTCGAACCAGGTGCGCGACCCGACCAAGATCGACCGGCTGGCGCGGATGCCGAAACTGGGCGCGCGGACGATCTGCTGCGTCGACGACATCGCCAACGTGGCCGATCTTTCGGCGGCGGCGACCCGTCACGGCACGCAGATCGAATGCCTGGTGGAGATCGACTGCGGCGCCGGGCGCTGCGGCGTGACGACGACACCCGCCGTGGTGGAAATCGCCCGCGCCATCGACGCCGCCGAGGGCCTGAAATTCGCCGGCATCCAGGCCTACCAGGGCGCCATGCAGCACATGGACAGCTATGACGACCGGAAAGCCAAGATCGACATTGCAGTGGCGCAGGTGAAAGACGCGGTCGATGCGCTCGAGGCCGAGGGTCTGGATTGCGACATCGTCGGCGGTGGCGGCACGGGCAGCTACTATTTCGAGAGCAATTCGGGCGTCTACAACGAGCTGCAGTGCGGATCCTACGCCTTCATGGATGCCGATTACGGCCGCATCCTGGACAAGGACGGCAACCGGATCGACCGCGGCGAATGGGAGAACGCGCTGTTCATCCTGACCAGCGTCATGAGCCACGCCAAGGCGGACAAGGCGATCGTCGATGCCGGCCTCAAGGCGCAATCGGTGGATAGCGGCCTGCCGGTGATCTTTGGCCGCGACGACGTGCAATACGTCAAGTGCTCGGACGAGCATGGTGTCGTGATGGACCCCGAAGGCGTTCTGCAGGTCAACGACAAGCTGAAGCTGGTGCCCGGCCACTGCGACCCGACCTGCAACGTGCACGACTGGTATGTCGGCGTACGCAACGGCAAGGTCGAAAGCGTCTGGCCGGTCTCGGCCCGCGGCAAAGCCTATTGA
- the bhcD gene encoding iminosuccinate reductase BhcD, whose protein sequence is MTVVPEGDIAGLMSAEAAFEAVEATFAAMSRRSAYNFPVIREAIGHADALYGFKSGFDRDALALGLKSGGYWPGNAARGLTNHQSTVILFDADTGRVKALVGGNLLTALRTAAASAVSIKHLARPDAKVLGMVGAGHQSAFQMRAACAQRDFDKVVGWNLHPEMLSRLSDTAGELGLPFEAVSLDELGAQADVIITITSSFDPILKAGQIRPGTHLACMGTDTRGKQEVEAALLTRATVFTDEIAQSVSIGEAQHAVAAGLLAESDVAEIGAVINGTHPGRRSAEEITLFDGTGVGLQDLAVAAKVVELAEARGVAQKIPF, encoded by the coding sequence GTGACGGTCGTTCCCGAGGGCGACATTGCCGGGCTGATGAGCGCCGAGGCGGCATTCGAGGCGGTCGAGGCGACCTTTGCCGCCATGTCGCGGCGCAGCGCCTACAACTTTCCGGTGATCCGCGAGGCGATCGGCCATGCCGATGCGTTGTACGGTTTCAAGTCGGGTTTCGACCGTGACGCGCTGGCCCTTGGGCTGAAGTCCGGCGGCTACTGGCCGGGCAATGCCGCGCGCGGCCTGACCAATCATCAATCCACCGTCATCCTGTTCGATGCCGATACCGGCCGGGTCAAGGCGCTGGTGGGCGGCAACCTGCTGACCGCGTTGCGCACGGCGGCGGCCTCGGCGGTGTCGATCAAGCACCTCGCGCGGCCTGACGCGAAGGTGCTGGGCATGGTCGGCGCGGGCCATCAATCGGCCTTCCAAATGCGTGCGGCCTGCGCGCAGCGCGATTTCGACAAGGTGGTGGGCTGGAACCTGCATCCCGAGATGCTGTCGCGGCTGTCGGACACCGCGGGCGAACTGGGCCTGCCGTTCGAGGCGGTATCGCTGGACGAATTGGGGGCGCAGGCCGATGTCATCATCACGATCACGTCGAGTTTCGATCCGATCCTGAAGGCCGGGCAGATCCGTCCCGGCACACACCTGGCCTGCATGGGCACCGACACCAGGGGCAAGCAGGAGGTCGAAGCGGCCCTGCTGACGCGGGCGACCGTCTTTACCGACGAGATCGCACAATCGGTCAGCATCGGCGAGGCGCAGCACGCGGTGGCGGCGGGCCTGTTGGCCGAGAGCGATGTCGCCGAGATCGGCGCAGTCATCAACGGCACCCATCCGGGCCGGCGTTCGGCCGAGGAGATCACGCTGTTCGACGGCACCGGCGTGGGTCTGCAGGATCTTGCGGTTGCTGCGAAGGTGGTGGAGCTTGCCGAGGCACGGGGGGTTGCGCAAAAGATCCCCTTCTGA